Part of the Desulfuromonadales bacterium genome, GATTCGGTCGAATCGGACGTAATTTCTTTCGTGCGGCGCGCGGAATTCCTGACATCGAAATCGTGGCCATCAACGACCTGACCGATGCCGCTACCCTTGCCCATCTGCTCAAGTACGATTCGGTGCACGGCATCTTCGCTGCTGAAGTCTGCGCCGACGGCGATTCACTGGTCGTCGACGGCAGAACGATCCAGGTGTTCAAGGAGAGAGATCCTGCCGCTCTGCCCTGGAAGCAGTGCGGCATCGACATCGCCGTCGAATCGACCGGCCACTTCACCAATCGCGAGGACGCCGAAAAACACCGCCTGGCCGGGGCACCCAGGGTCATCCTCAGCGCCCCCGGCAAAAACGCCGACATCACCATCTGCATGGGGGTCAACGAGGCGAACTACGACCCGGCCATCCACCAGGTCGTCTCCAACGCCTCGTGCACGACCAACTGCCTCGCCCCGGTGGCCAAAGTGCTGCTGGAGAAGTTCGGCATCGTCAAGGGACTGATGACCACCGTCCATTCGTACACCAACGACCAGCAGATCCTCGACCTGCCGCACAAGGACCTGCGCCGGGGCCGGGCCGCCTGCCTGTCGATGATCCCCACCACCACCGGGGCGGCCAAAGCTGCCGGCCTGGTGCTGCCGCAGCTCAAGGGCAAGCTCGACGGCATGGCGGTGCGCGTGCCAACGCCCAACGTCTCGCTGATCGACCTGGTCGTCGAAACCGAGAAGCAGACCACCGTCGAGGAGGTCAATGCCGCCCTGAAGGCAGCCGCTGAGGGTTCGCTCAAAGGGATCCTCGAATACTGCGATGCCCCCCTGGTGTCGCGCGACTTCAACGGCAATCCCGCTTCCTCGATCATCGACGCCCTGACTACCAACGTCATCGGCGGCAATATGGTCAAGGTCATCTCCTGGTATGACAACGAATGGGGCTACTCCAACCGACTGCTCGATCTGGTCCGGTACGTGGCCAGGAAATAACAGTTTACATGTCCTGATTGAGGGCAGGATCACAGGGTCCTGCCCTTTGCTTTCAGCCTAGAGGAGAGTGAACGCCATGCATGAGAAAATGACCGTCAAGGATCTGGATCTCCAGGGAAAAAGGGTTTTCTGCCGGGTCGATTTCAATGTTCCCCTCGACGACCAGGGGCGGATTACCGACGACACCCGCATCGCTGCCTCGCTGCCGACCCTGCGCCACATCATCGACCAGGGCGGCCGGCTGATTCTCGCCTCGCACCTCGGCCGCCCCAAGGCGGCGCCCAATCCCAAATACAGTCTGGCGCCGGTGGCACCGCACCTCTCGAAGCTGCTCGGCACACCCGTAACGATGGCCCCGGACTGCATCGGCCCGGAAGTCGAACAACTGGCCTCCGGCCTGCGAAACGGCGACATCCTGCTGCTGGAGAACGTGCGTTTCCATGCCGGGGAGGAGAAGAACGAGCCGGCCTTCTGCCGGCAGCTCGCCTCCCTCGCCGATCTCTACGTGAACGATGCCTTCGGCACCGCGCACCGCGCTCATGCCTCCACGGAAGGAGTGGCCAGACTGCTGTCGCCGGCGGTAGCAGGGTTCCTGATGGAGAAGGAGATCCGCTACCTGGGCGGGGCACTGGCGACGCCGAAACGCCCCTTCGTCGCCGTCCTCGGCGGCGCCAAGGTCAGCGACAAGATCCTGGTCATCGAAAACCTCCTCGCCAAGGTCGACGCGCTGGTCATCGGCGGCGGCATGGCCTATACCTTCCTCAAGGCACAGGGGCACGAAATCGGCAAGTCGCTGGTCGAAGCGGACAAGATCGAACTGGCCGGAGAACTCCTGGCCAAGGCCGCGCAGCGCGGCGTCAGCCTGCTGCTGCCGCAGGATCATGTGATCGCCCGGGAATTCAAGGCCGACGCCGAGCACCGGGTCTGCACCAACGCCAATTTTCCGGCCGACTGGATGGGACTCGATATCGGCCCGCAGACGGCGGAGCTGTTCGCCGGACTCCTCAAGAAGGCCGGCACAGTCGTCTGGAACGGCCCGATGGGGGTCTTCGAATTCCCCGCCTTCGCTCAAGGGACCTTCGCCGTCGCCCGCGCCCTCGCCGACTCCGACGCCCTGTCGATCATCGGCGGCGGCGACTCGGTGGCGGCCGTCAACCAGTCGGGCCTTGACGACCGCATGACCCACATCTCCACCGGCGGCGGCGCCTCTCTCGAATTTCTCGAGGGCAAGGAACTGCCCGGCATCGCGGCATTGACGGACAGGAATTAAACCCAGGCACGGGGCACGAGACAAAAGGCACGAGGAAATGCCCGACCTCGAACCTCGCGCCTCGGGCCTCTAGCCTCGGACCTTTCACCGCTTTCGACAGGAGGTCAACATGCGTCGCCCCTTCATCGCCGGCAACTGGAAGCTGCACAAGACGGTCGTCGAGGCCCTCGAACTGGTCAACACCCTCAAGGTCGAACTGGCCGGTATCGTCGATGCCGACATCGTCGTCGCGCCGGTCTTCACCGCCCTGGCCCCGGTCGCCGAGGCCGTGGCCGGCAGCAACCTCACGGTGGCAGCGCAGAATTGCTACCCGGCGAAAAGCGGCGCCTTCACCGGCGAAGTCTCCCCTCCCCTCATCAAGGACGTCGGCTGCCGGCAGGTGATCGTCGGCCACTCGGAACGTCGCCAGATTTTCGGCGAGACGGACGTCTTCATCAACGCCAAGGTCAAGGCGCTGATAGCCGAGGGGCTGATGGCCATCTTCTGTATCGGCGAGACGCTCGATGAGCGGGAGAGTGGCCGCATGTTCGAAATTCTCCGGCAGCAGGTGACCGAAGGGTTGAAGGACCTCGACGCCGCCGCCATGGCGAGCGTGGTCGTCGCTTACGAACCGGTCTGGGCCATCGGCACCGGCAAGACCGCTTCCGACGAACAGGCACAAGAGGCGCACGCCTTCATCCGCGGCCTGCTACAGGACCAGTTCGGGGAGAAGACGGCAGAGACGACCCGCATCATCTACGGCGGCAGCGTCAAGCCGGACAATGTCGACGGCCTCATGGCCATGCCAGACATCGACGGCACCCTGGTCGGCGGCGCCAGCCTGAAAGCGGCGGATTTCATCCGCATTGCCCGCTTCCGCCGTTCGTGAATGTTTTCTCTTGGCACGAAAAGCACATCTGTGCTAGTGTTTCACGGTTTCAACCCAGCCAAAGATCAAGGAGCCCATTGGTACCATGACGGTTTTTCTCATTATCCTGCATGTCCTTGTCTGTATCGCCCTGATCATCATCGTACTGCTGCAGGCCGGCAAAGGCGCGGAGATCGGTGCCTCCTTCGGCTCCGGCTCCAGCCAGACCGTTTTCGGCGCTACCGGCGGCAAAAACTTCATGAGCCGTCTCACCACCGGCGCGGCGGTCATCTTCATGCTGACCAGCCTCATTCTGGCTTATTTCTACGGCCAGCCGGGCTCCTCGAGCGTGATGCCTGCCACTGTTCCCACCCAGGCCCCGCTGTCGACCGCTCCTGCCCCGATGGCACCGGCTCCTGCCGAGCAGGCGGCTCCCGCTCCAGCCGCGGAAAATGCTCCGGCGCAGGTTCCCGCCGAGGGCGAAAAAAAATAATTTCGTCCGCCATTTGCTGTTGACAGGGAGAGCCCGAATCAGTATAAATACTCTCCGTTCGCCGATATGGCGAGGCCGCTGAAGAGAGCGGCGCGGGGTGTTCGAATCCCGGAAAAACTGCATGCGGTCGTGGTGGAATTGGTAGACACGCTAGCTTGAGGGGCTAGTTCCCGTTAGGGAGTGGGAGTTCGAGTCTCCCCGACCGCACCAACGCAATAAACAAGGGCCGTAATCGTTTCGATTACGGCCCTTCTGCTTTTCCGGATGTCCGGCGGCGAGGAGAATCTCAGCAACTTCCGAGCGCAGAAGGGACAATCCGTCATTCTGGCGAGGCCGACAGACGGTTGCGAAGGTCAGTCAGGATGCGGTCGGCGATACGCACACAGTCGATGCAGACCTTCCAGTCGGCGGCTGCCGCCGGCGGCACACCAAGGGTCGGGTATCTGGAGGGAAGGTCGATGGAATCGAGCAAGGCGCCCTCTTCATCGGTGATTGCGAAGGGGATTGCTTCCGCAGCAACCAGCCGTCCGAGTTCCCGGATGCTGGAGGTTGCCGGCGCCGCCCCGCGCCTTTCCAGCAGAAGGGCTTTCAGCGCTTTTTCCACGGTCTGGAAGGTGTTCTGCAGACAGGCGTTGAGGTAGCCGCGCTCCAGGGCCAGCCGGGCGATTTCGAAATTCTCATCGGCGTAATCCAGCCACAGGCGGGTTTCCTCTCTCACGGATCAACTCGCACCGCTCGCTCTTCGGCGGAAAGCTCTTCGACAGCGGCCGGCGTGGCGGCGTCCGCGCGCTCGATCTCTTCGGCCAACTGCGTCACCGCCATGGCATAGAAGACGCTCGGATTGTAGCTCATGATCGAATAGAAATTGGTCAGCGCTATCCAATACTCCTGGCCCTGGTCGCGCGGCAGCTTGAGCAGACCGGCGCGCAGGTGGCCTGGCGCCTTTCGCATCGGCACGGCGCCAAGTTTCGCCAGTTGCGCCAAGGTGGTGTCGGGCCGCCGCTTGTTGAAACTCACCCGCTCGGCGCGCACCTGGAAGCGGCGCAAGGGCAGCACCACCGGCTCGCCGCGGCGCCAGGCGACCTCGGGCCGGAAGCGTACCAGATAGTTGGCCACCGAGCCGATGGCATCCGGCACGGTCCACAGGTTGACCCGGCCGTCGCCGTCGAAATCCACCCCCAGCCAACGGTAGTTACCGGGCATGAACTGGGCAAAGCTTATTGCCCCGGCATAGGAACCGCGGATTTCTGCCGGGTCGAGCCCCTGGTCGCGGCAGAGCACGAAAAACTGCGCCAGCTCGCCGAAGAAGTAGGCAGCCCGCCGGGGATGGTCGAAGCCCTGAGTGGCCAGGGCATCCAGCGTCCGGTGGCGGCCGGAATGAACACCGTAGCGGGTCTCTACGCCGAGGATGGCGGTAATAACGTGAGGCGACACCCCATACTCGGTTTCGGCGCGCGCCAGCCACTGCGCGTTTTCCCGCAGAAAGCGCACCCCGTTGTCGATCTGGGCGGCAGTGATGTGCAGGGGACGGTAGCGAGTCCACGTCAGGGTGCGTTCGGCCGCGGTCTGTTCGGCCACGACCAGTTGCGGCAGGCGCTGGGCACCGGCCAGTGCAGCGCGCACTCCGTCGAGTTCCGCAGAGGTGAAGCCGTGGCGCTCTTCGAGCTGCCTCAGCAATTCGGCCGCGCGCGGGTGGTTGCTGTAGTCTGCCCAGGCGACAGAGGCGCCCAGCACTGCTCCGATCAGCCACACGAAGATCGGCAGTCGGGCACGCCGCATCCGGCTACTCGACAGCAGCATGCTTTTCACGACAGCAGCTCCTTCCCGGCACTCCCTTCACCTCTTCTTCGATCCGCGCATCCAGCGCCGCCTCGATGTCGGCGATGAGGGCGGCAAACTGGCCGGCGGCCAGGCCTTTCTGACAGGCCGGGCAGGTGAAATACGTCCTCTTGAACCAGCTCAATGTCTCGTAGATCCCTTCGCCGCAATACGGGCAGTCCAGGGATATCTTTTCCTCGGCAAACACTCTTCATTCTCCTTTTTGGCGATGCCTCGCCGGGGTCAACTGTTGACCGCGGCTACCCCCAACACAATAACAGAAGAAGACAGGTCTTGAACAGGGGGTGGTCGTCACGCCGCTTGCTGCCGGGGAAATACATCCTATATAGTTAAATCAGGTACGATCACCAAGAAAGGGAGGTCAGCAATGCGTCTTTTCTGCCTGATTTTCGCCATGCTGCTCGGCACTGCGGCGTGTACCCCGCCCGTCAGCAAACAGTCGCTGAACCTGGTCGACCCCGGGATTACTTTCGTAGAGGTGCGCCGGGACCCTGACCGTCACGTCGGACGCTATCTGCTCCTCGGCGGCGCGATCGCCGCGGTACGCGGCAGCGACAGCGGCGGCAGCGAACTGGAGGTGGTGCAGTTTCCGACCAGCTACCGCGGCCGGATCACTTCCACTGACCACTCCGACGGCCGTTTCATCGCCCGGGACAGCACCTTTCGCGATCCGGCCATTTACTACCCGGGGCGACTGGTCACGCTGGTCGGGAAGGTGGCAGGGCAGATGAGCGGGCGCCTCGGCGAGGTGGATTATCTCTACCCCGTGCTGACCGTGCATGAACTCCATCTGTGGGATCCGACGGAGTATCCCGGTTCGTCACCCGTCCATTTCGGCATCGGTATCGGGATCGGAGTGATTCACTAAGCGGGCGGGTCTCGCTGGATGAAAAAAGTCTTCTTTCATCCGCAGATTTACGCAGATAAAATCTTGATTCCAATACCAGTTCGTTTTTTGCTGTAAGCCTTAATCTGCGTCCATCTGCGCCATCTGCGGATAAAATGGATTTGATTATCGACCTTGGACCAGGGATTTTGAATTAGTATTTTTGCCGCGCCGGGATCACTCCCCGCACGCCGCCGCGCGGGTCGGACATGTCGCCGTTGCGTCTGGGGATGAGGTGAATATGAGCGTGCGAGATCGTCTGGCCGGCGCTCGGGCCGCAGTTGATGCCGACGTTGAACCCGGTGACGCGGGGGTCGCCGGCCAGGGTGCGCTCGCGCAGCAGAAAGAGCAGCGTTTCGGCGTCGCGCCGCTCGGCTTCGTTCATGGCGAAGCAGTCGGCGATATGGCGGCGGGGGATGATCAGCAGGTGACCGGGAGTGACGGGGAATTTGTCGTCGACGGCGAAGACCGTTCCATGGTAGGCGACGGCGCGGGAGAGGGTTTCAGGGGAGCAGAAAGGGCATTCGTTCCTGGCCATGGACCAAGTCTAAACCGTCTTTGACGGCATGCAAGGGAGGATAAAGCCCAAGCTCCCCCGGCTCACGTCCGGACCGGATTCAGGGGTGGCAAGGACCCCCTGGCGATGCCTACCAACAGGTTGGGAGAATCGGAGAACGGCCGATAGGGGGCACCAATATAAAGAACCGCCGCAATGAAGGCCCCGTTGGGGACGTAGATCCCGTATTCCCTTTCGACAAATTCCTTAAGGCCGTAGCTGCTCCATGCGTTGCGCTGAACGGTCTTGTTGAACTGGCGGACACTCAGCCATTTGCAGGAGGCAACAAAGGCGGCAAACCCTTCACTCAGCAGAAGGTCCTTGGAGTCCTCGAGTTCTGGCTGGCTTTTCCTCTGCAGCAGGCCCTGATCGCAAAGGCCGGGAGTCTCCTGCACGATTTTCCGGAAATCCTGAAAGGTCGGAACTTGGGTCATACGCTCCCCACACAAGAAAACCTGATTTCGTGAGTTTATATCACGGCCCCCGGAACCGGCAAAATAAAATTCTGCGCGATGCTAGCCACCCTTCGGTCTCATGGACCTTGGACCCTCGACCTTGAACCTGGGTCATTTACATCCCGCTTCAGTGATGATGCCTGCCGTAATGATGTCCACTGTGGAACAGGAAGCCGAGGTTGAGGGAGAAGTTGAAGGGGTACCAGTAGGGATACCCGTATCCCCAGGGCGCGTAGTAACCGTACGGGTAGTAGCGGTAAGGGTAGTAGCCATAGGGGTAGTAGGGATAATAATAAGACCTCGGGGCTTCGCGCACATAGACGGTAGTGCGCCGCTCGACCGGCGCCGTCGCGGCTCGCTGCGTGGCAACGGTGCGCCACGTGCCGTCCGGTTGCCGACAGGCGGTCCCGTACCCCCGCTCTTCCCTGCCGCCGATGATGATGGTCTGCTGATATTCGCGGCACGGCTGACCCACGGCGCTTTGGTAGGTACGGACCGGGACCACCGTCCCGGAAGCGCCGGTGTCGGGGTTCACCCACGTCGAGGCCTGGTTGGTG contains:
- the gap gene encoding type I glyceraldehyde-3-phosphate dehydrogenase; the protein is MAAKVAINGFGRIGRNFFRAARGIPDIEIVAINDLTDAATLAHLLKYDSVHGIFAAEVCADGDSLVVDGRTIQVFKERDPAALPWKQCGIDIAVESTGHFTNREDAEKHRLAGAPRVILSAPGKNADITICMGVNEANYDPAIHQVVSNASCTTNCLAPVAKVLLEKFGIVKGLMTTVHSYTNDQQILDLPHKDLRRGRAACLSMIPTTTGAAKAAGLVLPQLKGKLDGMAVRVPTPNVSLIDLVVETEKQTTVEEVNAALKAAAEGSLKGILEYCDAPLVSRDFNGNPASSIIDALTTNVIGGNMVKVISWYDNEWGYSNRLLDLVRYVARK
- a CDS encoding phosphoglycerate kinase, translated to MHEKMTVKDLDLQGKRVFCRVDFNVPLDDQGRITDDTRIAASLPTLRHIIDQGGRLILASHLGRPKAAPNPKYSLAPVAPHLSKLLGTPVTMAPDCIGPEVEQLASGLRNGDILLLENVRFHAGEEKNEPAFCRQLASLADLYVNDAFGTAHRAHASTEGVARLLSPAVAGFLMEKEIRYLGGALATPKRPFVAVLGGAKVSDKILVIENLLAKVDALVIGGGMAYTFLKAQGHEIGKSLVEADKIELAGELLAKAAQRGVSLLLPQDHVIAREFKADAEHRVCTNANFPADWMGLDIGPQTAELFAGLLKKAGTVVWNGPMGVFEFPAFAQGTFAVARALADSDALSIIGGGDSVAAVNQSGLDDRMTHISTGGGASLEFLEGKELPGIAALTDRN
- the tpiA gene encoding triose-phosphate isomerase, translated to MRRPFIAGNWKLHKTVVEALELVNTLKVELAGIVDADIVVAPVFTALAPVAEAVAGSNLTVAAQNCYPAKSGAFTGEVSPPLIKDVGCRQVIVGHSERRQIFGETDVFINAKVKALIAEGLMAIFCIGETLDERESGRMFEILRQQVTEGLKDLDAAAMASVVVAYEPVWAIGTGKTASDEQAQEAHAFIRGLLQDQFGEKTAETTRIIYGGSVKPDNVDGLMAMPDIDGTLVGGASLKAADFIRIARFRRS
- the secG gene encoding preprotein translocase subunit SecG, whose product is MTVFLIILHVLVCIALIIIVLLQAGKGAEIGASFGSGSSQTVFGATGGKNFMSRLTTGAAVIFMLTSLILAYFYGQPGSSSVMPATVPTQAPLSTAPAPMAPAPAEQAAPAPAAENAPAQVPAEGEKK
- a CDS encoding HEPN domain-containing protein, giving the protein MREETRLWLDYADENFEIARLALERGYLNACLQNTFQTVEKALKALLLERRGAAPATSSIRELGRLVAAEAIPFAITDEEGALLDSIDLPSRYPTLGVPPAAAADWKVCIDCVRIADRILTDLRNRLSASPE
- the mltB gene encoding lytic murein transglycosylase B; translation: MLLSSSRMRRARLPIFVWLIGAVLGASVAWADYSNHPRAAELLRQLEERHGFTSAELDGVRAALAGAQRLPQLVVAEQTAAERTLTWTRYRPLHITAAQIDNGVRFLRENAQWLARAETEYGVSPHVITAILGVETRYGVHSGRHRTLDALATQGFDHPRRAAYFFGELAQFFVLCRDQGLDPAEIRGSYAGAISFAQFMPGNYRWLGVDFDGDGRVNLWTVPDAIGSVANYLVRFRPEVAWRRGEPVVLPLRRFQVRAERVSFNKRRPDTTLAQLAKLGAVPMRKAPGHLRAGLLKLPRDQGQEYWIALTNFYSIMSYNPSVFYAMAVTQLAEEIERADAATPAAVEELSAEERAVRVDP
- a CDS encoding Slp family lipoprotein, which gives rise to MRLFCLIFAMLLGTAACTPPVSKQSLNLVDPGITFVEVRRDPDRHVGRYLLLGGAIAAVRGSDSGGSELEVVQFPTSYRGRITSTDHSDGRFIARDSTFRDPAIYYPGRLVTLVGKVAGQMSGRLGEVDYLYPVLTVHELHLWDPTEYPGSSPVHFGIGIGIGVIH
- a CDS encoding HIT family protein, producing MARNECPFCSPETLSRAVAYHGTVFAVDDKFPVTPGHLLIIPRRHIADCFAMNEAERRDAETLLFLLRERTLAGDPRVTGFNVGINCGPSAGQTISHAHIHLIPRRNGDMSDPRGGVRGVIPARQKY
- a CDS encoding RT0821/Lpp0805 family surface protein, translating into MKRIAFMLGVLVWAVFGYSAAVAQDALQNALEYNRTNQASTWVNPDTGASGTVVPVRTYQSAVGQPCREYQQTIIIGGREERGYGTACRQPDGTWRTVATQRAATAPVERRTTVYVREAPRSYYYPYYPYGYYPYRYYPYGYYAPWGYGYPYWYPFNFSLNLGFLFHSGHHYGRHHH